CATTTCCCTTATGGTCATAGATCGTCAGATTGATCTGTAGATTCTTACTAACGGCAAGATCAATGTGCGCCGTGTTTCGTACAGGGTTCGGGTATACGGTGAGGCTGGTAACGCCACTCAAAGTACCCTTGTTGCCATGAACAATATCAAAGTCAGAATCAGTAACAACCTCCTGTGTCGTAGCGTTGGCTGTATTGGAGTAGTCGGAGTTGCCTGCGGTATTGCTGCACCTTACGCGATAATAATAGTGCGTACCTGGCAACAAACCGCTATTGGCGTAGGCCTGCGTATTCGCACCCAATGTAGCCACTACCGTGTAAGGCCCGTCAGCAGCCGTTGCCCGTTCTACCGTATACTGGGTTTCGTTGTCTGCCCGATCGGTCCATGCCAAATCAATCTGTGTAGCCGATACGGCTGTAGCTGCTAATTCTGTAGGTGCGAGTGGTGCCAGTGGTGTAAATGCCAGTTGGAAATTATAGTTACGGAATGCACCATTTGTGCCGCCTATTGCGTACAAGTTGCCATCAACGTTTACAGCCTTTAATTCACCAGTCTGCGCCGGAATAACGGGTCCTTCTGTCCATGTATTCGTCTCAGGGTCATATATTTCTACGGTGTGGAAGAAGGGGCCTGTATTGCTGTTGATGCGCGCCTTGCCACCTACGATATAGATACGTCCGTCGGTTGCGGACACCGTACCAAACTGCACTTTAGGAATAATCATCGGTGCGCCAGTTGTCCATGTATCGGTGGCTGGGTTATAGATCTGAACCACATCTTGCGGTTCATTAGCACCCGTGCGACCGCCAAAAAGGTAAATTTTTCCATCGGCAGCTGTAACCGCACTGTGTTGTTTGACAGCTACTGGCATGTTGGCGCCCTGGCTCCACGTGTCGGTTGCCACGTCATAGATCCGTGTAAGGGAATTAAAAGCGTTGCCATTACTGGTTTGCTGCCCGCCAAAAAGGTAAATCTTACCATTGGCTGCAGTAGCAGTGGCAGCTTCCCAAATACCAATTGGCATGTTGGTCAGTGTTGTCCAGCTATTCGCGGAAGGCGTGTAGCGATAAACGGCTGTACTAACCGTTTCGATAAACCCGCCAAACACATAGATAGAACCGTCAGTACCAAGTGTTGCAGCCACACCACGTGCAGCGCCAGGCATGGGAGCGCCTGCTGTCCATGTATTGGTAACCGGATTATATATTTCCAGCGAGTTGAGCAAGCCCGTACTATTGTAGCCGCCAAACACATAAATGCGTCCGTTGGCAGCAACAGCACCGTATTGCGCCCGCGCTGTAAGCGTGCCGGCTTTGTTGGCCCAAACGGATGCTATAGGTGCCACCGTAAAGTTGCCTGTGGCTTGTACTGTTTGAATGCCCGAAACCACTTGAACGCTACCGGTAACAGCACCGGCAGGTACGGTAGCATAGATCAATTGCGGACTGGCTACATACACCTCTGTTGCTTCCACACCACCAAAACGCACCGTGGTTTCGTTAAGAAAATTGTCTCCTTTGATTACTACACCCACGCCGGCCGCACCACTTGATGGTGCAATACTGCTGACCGTTATCAGGCTTTGGACAGTTACAGACACTGGATCAGATATACTGGAAAGACCTGAATTATACGTAACCAAAGCTGTTAACGTATAGGCACCGGCGGGAACATCTGTCCAACTAAAGGTATATGGTGCTGTAGGATCTTCGCCCAACTTCGTATTGTTATTGAAAAATTCAACTTTGGCAATGGTACCTCCGTTATTGCTAGTTGTAGCCGCCAAGTTGATGGTAGCTGGCGCCACATATATAGCGCCATTAGCAGGCTCGCTAAGTGTTATGGGAGCTCCATCACCTACTATGGTGATGGTGTAGTCTTCGGCTTCCCCCCATGAGATACGCCGGCAATAATCAATACTGGTCATAGGCTCATAATTAGATCGCACCCGCAGTCTTGTGGGCCCCAGGGCGGCTGTAGCCGGAATGGTAATTGTAGCAGAAAACAAAATGACGTTACCCCCAGTCGTAGCATACACAAACTCACCGGCATCGTCAAAGTCATTATCCTGGTTATAGTCGATCCACACGGCAAAATTCTGTGGTTCATCAGCGTCTCCCTGTATTTTCAATGGATAGCTCTGCCCCCTGTTTACCGTTGTGGTAAGTGTACCGGTGGGTGCATACACCGAATAGCTATTTGCGTTGCTGGTGCAACCCGAGTTGTTGTTTACCAGGGTATTGAAACTGAAATTATTGACCAAATCAAGAAATGATTCGCATCCGCTACTATATACCGGTGTACAGTAGTCTTTACCCTGTGTAATTGTATAGGCACCCAGAGAACCATAGTCGGAGCTGGCACCCAAACCTCCTTGTACACCATCAATAGTGATATAGTAGGTGCCGGGCGTTACGGTAGCACTGATCGCTGCCGCCGGATCGAGTAGCGGGGCATGAGATGCTATGACGGTACCTGCCGCATTAGACAGGGTGACTGAAAGGTTCAAATTGGAATATTTAGGTGCCGGGTTTACCGTGAATGCTATTTTACCACCGGTACTTGTAAGTGAAAAAACATCTACATCTGTGGGCGTGGAAATAATCCCTTTATTAGCTGTAGCTGCTATATTACCACTGGCATCCATGACCAGCGCGGTAGCGGTGGCTCTCGTATTACCATGGTCATCGGTTCGGTAACCAAAGCCATTCAACGTGGTTATAATATTTAAATCATCCTCGGTGTTACTGGCATTGAGGTATTCACCTTTACTCCATTGTACAAGCGGCTTAGCATAGCCGAGGCCCATAATAGGTGCCCAGGATTGGTCTCCGTAATAATATTCTTCTGGCGGGTCAGTACGACCATCGTGGTGTAAGCCCACCGTATGGCCTGCTTCATGTGAGGCCACCTCCCCACTAAAATTAACTTCTGTGTTAAAATCCCAACAAGGGGTTTCCCCTCTGAAGGCATCGCCTCCCCAGGTAAACGAACCAATATAAGCTACCCCACCGACACTACCGGGAAACCACGCTTGAGTAGGGGTAAATACGATGCGCATTCGTGTGTTGGGCGCAGATCTGTTAAAGACCGCTACGTCAGTGGTTACATTCAGTGCAAAGGGCAGAAAATCTTCACTTACTGATTTCCATATTTCGGTCATTTCGCTTGCCGTGAACGATGATGGCGCAGCTACAATCGGTTCTCCATTTGTATAGTTTCGATTCCATTCGGTATTGATCACCGTTTCCCCATCAAAGTCCAGATAAAGTACAGAGATCGCACCGGGCAAACTTTCCAGCAAGGGCGCCGGCTCTAAAGCAGCAGCAGCCGGACTATTAGCAGTAGTGGATTGACTGTTTTGTCCCCGCGAACCTGTGGCTTCTTTGGCTTTCGGTAAACCCACACACATTACTTTGTCAATATCCTCTTCTGTTAAGTAAACTGACCCATCGGCCTTAGAGGAATACCGGTAATACTTTTTCTGATCAAGAATGGTAATAGCCCCGGATGCCTGGCCATTGACAACCCTCAGATAAAACCGACCTGATGCAGCATCTTTTACTTCTCCATAAAAAAATACTCCAGCTTGATCTTGCCGGCTTGATACTATTTTCAAAAGGAGGGGTGGCTCACCGGGTATAGAATGACTTACCATTGTTTCTGAACTTACCCGGTTAGCGGCTGCTGCCCTCGCCTTAGTAGAATAAGTTGTTCTCACGTCATTAACCTTTCCAATGTAAACAGGCGTTTGTGCAAAAACAGGTGAGATAAACCCACAAATTAAAATAAGTAGCAAGTGTTGGTAAGCATTTTTCATAATCATCCGTTTTAGTTATTTCTTCTTTCGTATTAACACTAGTTCCAGCTCTGGTGCAGCTGGTGCGTTTCCAGTCTGGGATGTATCTGGCTTTGCATAGGTCAAGAAGTGTTGTGCTTTAATCTTTAGCGTTCCTGCATTCAGCTCATAGCTACCTAAAAAATGCATATCCTCTTTGATGAAGGTTATCGTATTCGTTGTGGTCATGAAACGAAAAACATCGCAAGGGTTACTCGAAGCGTCTGTATATATTTTAAGTGTATCCTGGGAGAAAATAAAGATGGTGCCGGTCTGAATATATTTACAACGAGGCATGATGCTAAGTGGTGAAAGAAGTGGTTCCGATACGACCCATGTTCCTGTTACTATTGACTGCGCACTGGTATCCGATCTTTGGCTTCTAGAATTAGAGCACTTTAGAAAAACCAAACTCAAAATAAGAATGGTATAACCGCATTGCTTACTATATCTTGTCATGTTAGCTTCCTTTTAAAACCAACCGATACCAACAACTCTTTACTTATAATTTATCTCCTCATTGTCAATATAAAGGCTATTCATATGGACACTCTAATCTCACTCCTTTACAATAAGCATGATTAAAGTATATAGACTGTGTATAGGTAACCGTACACAACAAGCGGACACTAAACAGCTCCAAGACTTGTTGTACATTCCAACACACAATGCTGACACCCTTTTAGATTATCAAAGAAATTTGAGTTTACATGCCACCATTAAATGCATGAATTGATCAGGGAATGACGAAGTATTATATCATATCTCTTGCCTTATAGTCTTTGGAGATTACCTTGACTATCAAACACTTCATCGCTACCTTACTAGTGGCATGCTGATGTTTTAGGTAGCAGCACCTTTTTATTCCAAACGAGTTAGATGTAAAAAGTGCTATACCTTAAAAACACTCGTATTTAAACAGGGTTAAGTGAAGCTTTCACAGATGGCTGCCTCACAGGAAACAGAGGAAAGAATAGTTTACTAAAAATAAATACTTATATCCGTTATTGCAATAACAGTCATGCCTTCTTTTGCCTATTAAAACTTCGAAGCTTGCATTAAACCGCTTTCAAAAAAACGCTTGCGGGCATTCTCGTTCAGAATGACCTTTACCTGCACAGCTTACATCTCTATCCTATTATCCAAGCTATCTTGATACTATCCATTTTCTTATACGTCAAAGCCTTTTATAAGTATCAATAGCTCAATAAAAAGGGCATAAAAAATGAGCAACTACAAATTCCAGGTTTTGCTGGATCTACCAGGTCAATCAGAGGGCAACTAATTATCACTGGTTGAAACCTCTAGATATTATTTATGTATCAATTGCGGCTTCCGGGCGCTTTATACTTATAACCGTATGGGTAAACCGAAAAGCGCAAATAGCTTTTCTAAGATCTTATATGACCAAACTTTGCACAAGTCCTCAAATTCAACCAAAGTTTTATAGCATTACCCTTTATGCATCTTATTATGCTCTAAGGTAGAGTAACGGGCTTTGCAGCCTTCAATTCATAACAAAAAACCCACACCCAGCGCTTCCTTCTTTTCTTTTGCCCTACCTTTATACCCATTAAGCTGTAAGCTATAGCTCAGCATTTAAAAGGTTGCTTTACAGTCAACCTTATAAACCACCAACTGTGGGTTAGTATAGAGGCAAACATGTGTGGTTTAGAATTTAAACCCTTACAATGACCATGATGCTAACGCGATTAATACCTATACCAGCTATACTTTTATTTCTACTTTTTCTTTCCTGCAAATCACCTTCAAAAATGCCGGATACAAGTAAGACTTCCCTTGACTGGCAAGGCAGCTACAGCGGCATTGTACCCTGTGCCGATTGTGAAGGCATAGCTACTACTATTGTACTAAATGCCGATAAGAGCTATGCGCTATCTACCCACTACCTTGGCAAAGACCAAACGGTGAACAATGCAAACGGAACATTTTCCTGGAACAAAGAAGGTAATACCATCATGTTGAATGGAATGAAGAATGGCCCCCTTTATTATAAAGTAGTTGAAAACCAACTCATTCAATTAGATCAGCAAGGAAAGACGATTACCGGCCCCAACGCCAACCGTTATATATTAGCTAAGTCCGACAATGCTATTACCAACAAGTATTGGAAATTGATAGAGGTAATGGGCAAACCCGTAATAGTAGACAGTCAGCAAAGCCGAGAGCCTCACATGATTCTGCATATAGACAATAACCGCGTATCAGGCAATGGCGGCTGCAACAACTTTAGTGGCACGTACCAACTGGAAGCAAATAACCGCATTCATTTTTCACCACTAGCTGCTACCAAAATGGCCTGCATGAGTAGCATGGAAGTTGAGGACCAGTTTTTCAAAGCTCTGGAGACTGCCGATAGCTACTATTCAAAAGGTGATTCTTTGCAACTAATAAGAGCTCGTATGGCGCCACTGGCACGGTTTGTGGCGGTGTACCTGCGCTAGTTTTTTCCGCTACCCGCAACCTTTTATTCAACTACCTCTTGATAACAGATAGTTTTCACCTGCCAATAATACTAGTAATACTGTACACCTTTTAAGCATCTGACTTACGTATCTGGAAGACTACCCAAGCGGTTTTGGCACCAGTTGCCGAAGCATTTACAACGATTTAAATTCTTTTTTATGCTAAAGCTTTTCGTCTCAGGTACACTACTACTTTTATTACAAACGGCTTCCGCTCAACTTGGTATAAAAGCAGGTGTAAACATTAGCAATTTTACCGGCGGCAATTTTGAGAACGTTGAAAAAGAAGCACTGGTAAGCGGTTATGGCGGCGCCTTCTGGAGAATTCGCTTTGGCGATTTGCTGGCCTTACAACCGGAAGTATTATTCTCTTCTCAAGGAGCTAAATTA
This genomic interval from Flavisolibacter tropicus contains the following:
- a CDS encoding kelch repeat-containing protein, with product MKNAYQHLLLILICGFISPVFAQTPVYIGKVNDVRTTYSTKARAAAANRVSSETMVSHSIPGEPPLLLKIVSSRQDQAGVFFYGEVKDAASGRFYLRVVNGQASGAITILDQKKYYRYSSKADGSVYLTEEDIDKVMCVGLPKAKEATGSRGQNSQSTTANSPAAAALEPAPLLESLPGAISVLYLDFDGETVINTEWNRNYTNGEPIVAAPSSFTASEMTEIWKSVSEDFLPFALNVTTDVAVFNRSAPNTRMRIVFTPTQAWFPGSVGGVAYIGSFTWGGDAFRGETPCWDFNTEVNFSGEVASHEAGHTVGLHHDGRTDPPEEYYYGDQSWAPIMGLGYAKPLVQWSKGEYLNASNTEDDLNIITTLNGFGYRTDDHGNTRATATALVMDASGNIAATANKGIISTPTDVDVFSLTSTGGKIAFTVNPAPKYSNLNLSVTLSNAAGTVIASHAPLLDPAAAISATVTPGTYYITIDGVQGGLGASSDYGSLGAYTITQGKDYCTPVYSSGCESFLDLVNNFSFNTLVNNNSGCTSNANSYSVYAPTGTLTTTVNRGQSYPLKIQGDADEPQNFAVWIDYNQDNDFDDAGEFVYATTGGNVILFSATITIPATAALGPTRLRVRSNYEPMTSIDYCRRISWGEAEDYTITIVGDGAPITLSEPANGAIYVAPATINLAATTSNNGGTIAKVEFFNNNTKLGEDPTAPYTFSWTDVPAGAYTLTALVTYNSGLSSISDPVSVTVQSLITVSSIAPSSGAAGVGVVIKGDNFLNETTVRFGGVEATEVYVASPQLIYATVPAGAVTGSVQVVSGIQTVQATGNFTVAPIASVWANKAGTLTARAQYGAVAANGRIYVFGGYNSTGLLNSLEIYNPVTNTWTAGAPMPGAARGVAATLGTDGSIYVFGGFIETVSTAVYRYTPSANSWTTLTNMPIGIWEAATATAANGKIYLFGGQQTSNGNAFNSLTRIYDVATDTWSQGANMPVAVKQHSAVTAADGKIYLFGGRTGANEPQDVVQIYNPATDTWTTGAPMIIPKVQFGTVSATDGRIYIVGGKARINSNTGPFFHTVEIYDPETNTWTEGPVIPAQTGELKAVNVDGNLYAIGGTNGAFRNYNFQLAFTPLAPLAPTELAATAVSATQIDLAWTDRADNETQYTVERATAADGPYTVVATLGANTQAYANSGLLPGTHYYYRVRCSNTAGNSDYSNTANATTQEVVTDSDFDIVHGNKGTLSGVTSLTVYPNPVRNTAHIDLAVSKNLQINLTIYDHKGNVVKQLYNGAVNAGAKYQFSWNAAGKANGAYWLQLTTATGVMTRKIVVAPGGKK
- a CDS encoding copper resistance protein NlpE N-terminal domain-containing protein, encoding MTMMLTRLIPIPAILLFLLFLSCKSPSKMPDTSKTSLDWQGSYSGIVPCADCEGIATTIVLNADKSYALSTHYLGKDQTVNNANGTFSWNKEGNTIMLNGMKNGPLYYKVVENQLIQLDQQGKTITGPNANRYILAKSDNAITNKYWKLIEVMGKPVIVDSQQSREPHMILHIDNNRVSGNGGCNNFSGTYQLEANNRIHFSPLAATKMACMSSMEVEDQFFKALETADSYYSKGDSLQLIRARMAPLARFVAVYLR